Proteins encoded in a region of the Phacochoerus africanus isolate WHEZ1 chromosome 8, ROS_Pafr_v1, whole genome shotgun sequence genome:
- the NBL1 gene encoding neuroblastoma suppressor of tumorigenicity 1, with protein sequence MMLRVLLGAVLPAMLLAAPPPINKLALFPDKSAWCEAKNITQIVGHSGCEAKSIQNRACLGQCFSYSVPNTFPQSTESLVHCDSCMPAQSMWEIVTLECPGHEEVPRVDKLVEKILHCSCQACGKEPSHEGLSVYVQGEDTQGSPPGLHPHPHPGQTPEPEDPPGAPHTEEEGAED encoded by the exons ATGATGCTTCGGGTCCTGCTGGGGGCTGTCCTCCCCGCCATGCTGCTGGCCGCTCCGCCGCCCATCAACAAGCTGGCCCTGTTCCCGGATAAGAGTGCCTGGTGCGAGGCCAAGAACATCACCCAGATCGTGGGCCACAGCGGCTGTGAGGCCAAGTCCATCCAGAACAG GGCATGCCTGGGACAGTGCTTCAGCTACAGCGTCCCCAATACTTTCCCGCAGTCCACAGAGTCCCTGGTGCACTGTGACTCCTGCATGCCAGCCCAGTCCATGTGGGAGATC GTGACCTTGGAGTGCCCTGGCCACGAGGAGGTGCCCAGGGTGGACAAGCTGGTGGAAAAGATCttgcactgcagctgccaggcctgcGGCAAGGAGCCCAGTCACGAGGGGCTGAGCGTCTACGTGCAGGGCGAGGACACGCAGGGCTCCCCGCCcggcctccacccccacccccaccccgggcagACCCCCGAGCCCGAGGACCCCCCTGGGGCCCCCCACACCGAGGAAGAGGGGGCTGAGGACTGA